The genomic DNA ATGGACACGGTGGCCCAGCACAGTGCCTCTGACTTGGAGAGGCAGAGCATGAAGATGCATCTCCTGGAGGAGCAGCTGGCCAGCCTGCAGACAGAAGGCCGCGCCAAAGAGCAGCAGATCCAGGCCCTGCAGGCAGACCTGGACAAGGctcagcactctctctctcagcaggagtGCCAGGCCAGGATGCTGAGTGTCCAGCTGGAAGAAGGGGAAATCACCTCCTCTGAGCTGGAGCAGAAGCTCCAAGACATGGAGGCCAGCCTACTGGACATCTCCCAGGCTAGGGACATGGCCAAAGCTGTACTGTCTGAGAGGGACACAGAGATTAACGAGCTGCAACTGCGCATCACCCAGAAAGAGCAGGAGATGATGGAGCTGAGCAATGGCATGTCTGCCAAACTGCTCCAGACCGGTGAGGAGAAGTTCCTGATGAGTGCTGAAGTCAAGAAACTAAAGGAGCAGATAATTGAGCTTGAGAAAGCTGGAGAAAAGGAGAAAGCGACAGGGGAGAGTCATGTAGAGGATAGTGATGAGCTCACTAGTTTGCAAAAGGACAAAGAGGATCTGACAACCCAAGTGGCCACCATTAAAAAGAGGTTGCAGGCAGCCCTGATGCAGCGCAAAGAGCTGATGAAAAAAGTTGCAGAGTTTGAGAAAGAGGCAGATCAAAGGAAAGGACAGGTAGGGAAAGCAACAGAGGAAGCCTCTGCAAGTGTACCAGCTTTagaaaaagacagaaaacaaGAGGTTATGGCAATTGAGACTACTCTTGAAGAGTTCAGACAAGCCTTGAGGTCCAAAGAAGAGGTCATGGAGGTTTTGGAACGGAAAATCAGCCAGCAGGATCAGGTTCTGGAAGAGACACTTGAAATGAACAGAAGGCTGAGTGAGGGAGCTCAGCAGACTCCAGAGGCTGACACCTCATCTGAAATCACTGGGTTGCAGTCCCAGGTGGCCTCACTGGAGTCAGATTGCGAAACACTGCAAAAGAAACTCCAGGAGGCCCAGGACTCTCGCAAAGACACCATCCGCATGGCCAAAGAAAAGGACAGGCACCACCGCGAACAGCTTAAACAGCAAAAGGAAGAGCACAATGGGCTGTTGGAGCGTTTGGAGGAGCAGGTTGGTGAACGAGATGGGCTGTTGACTAGACTGAGAGAGCTCGAGGAACTGCAGGCACAGAAAGAGGGGAGCACAGAGAAGGAAGTCCATGCCGAGCTGGAGACCAACGCTGCAGTGGAGAAGATTGAGAAGCCAGCTGCAGGAGATTGGGTCCAGGAAGACTGGGTGGACTTTGCCGCTCCTGAGAACGAAGCACAACAACGAGGTGATAAACCCATTCCCAGTGCTGAGGAACCCTCTCAGGTACTTTCAGCTGACACTGAGGCCTCATTTCAAGCTCTGAAAGAAGAGGTCCAGGCTGAGAAAGCATATTGTACAGAGTTGGAGGGCCAACTGCAGGAGAGCCAGGCTAGCCTGTCACTCAGGGAAAGTGAGCTTCTAGCGCTGGGCAAAGAGCTGCAGAccctgagagagaaggagagccagATTGAACATGTCTATGAGGAGTTGGAGGCTCTGAGGGAGAAGTGTCTCCAGGCTCAGACCTATGCAGAAGCTGTGAAAGCAGAGTTGGAGGCTGCGGCCAAGGGAGCCGCCTCAGACTCCACTGAGTCCACCATTGCCGTCCTGCAGACAGAGGTGGAGGACTTCAAGCAGTTCCTGAGCAACAAGAACGATGAGATCATGGAGCTTAGCCAGCAGCTGGGTGAGCAAagctctctcctccagtccatgCAAGAGACAGTGTATGAGAAGGACCAGTCGATCGCCTCCCTGCAGGAAGGCCTGAGAGCAGAGAAGGAAAAGAGCCAGAGACTGGAGGCCGAGGTCCCCCAGAggcaggaggaagagaaggcCAGCGAGGCCAAGATCCTGCAGCTTCAGCAGAAGCTCAAGGCCGCCCTTATCTCCCGCAAAGAGGCCCTCAAAGAGAACAAAAGCCAGAAAGAGGAGTTGGCCTCCACTGAGAAAGTCATCACTGAACTGCAGCAGAGGATGGATGCTAAAGAAGTCGAGCTGGAGAAGctgagagcagaaagagagaggcttaTAGAGGAGGTCGATCGGACCTTGGTGGAGAACCAGAGCCTTGGGGGATCCTGCGAGAGCCTCAAGCTGGCCATGGAGGGTATGCTGACAGAGAAAGACTTCTGTAAAAGAGAGGCCGAGTCTGCCAAGGAGGAGGCTGCCCGGGCATGCAGAGAATGGGAGGAGAAGGTGCATGGGATGAAGGATGAATATGAGACTCTGCTAAAGTCCTATGAGAACGTGAGTGATGAGGCAGAGCGTGTGAGACGGGTGCTGGAAGCTGCTAGGCAGGAGAGGAAGGAGCTTGTTGCTAGAGCCAGGACCCACGAGGCAGCCAAGCAGGAGGCTGAACGGCAGAAAGAAGAGGCCCAGAAAGAGGTGGACACTGTCAAAGACAAGATGAGGAAGTTTGCCAAGACCAAGCAGCAGAAAATCATGGATTTagaggaagagaatgagagacTCCGAGAGATGGATGAAAAGAAAGGAATAAGAAGGGAGGACAAGGCACTCAAAGGAGAACTTGAAAGACTCAAAGAAGAGCTTGAGGCTCTGAAAGCTGATTTGAATGCCACTACGGCACAGAGGGACTCCTTAGAACAGCAAGTTGTTGAGGTGAGGGAACAACTAGCCCAAGAGCTAGAGAAAGGGGACAGATTAGCTCCAGATAAAACCCCCATCTCTGATGATGTAGTGGAGGAAACTATTGTTGCCCAGCAGTCTAGTACAGTCATGACTGAAACTACCCAAGAGCCAGTTAAGAGCCAGCCTCAGGACATAGAGCCACATAGTCAGGCTATAGAATCTGAGGTAGCTGCACCTGAAATGCACTCTTTTGAGGAGACGGGGAAGAACGAAATAACTGAAAGTACACAGGCCCTAATTGATGTGAAATTGAGCAAAATGGAGGCAGCCCTACAGTCAGAGCGGGAACTGAGGCAAGAGCGCGAGGCTGAACTCACTGCTGAGCTGGCCTCTCTGGAGCAGCGCCTTCGGGAGAGTAAAGAAAAGGAACAGACCCAGGGGGAGGAGCCAGTGAAGACGGACATGTCTGAAAGTGAACTGGCCACAATTGAGGGAAAGCGGAGGGAAATGGAAGCAGCCCTACATTCAGAGAGGGAACAGTGGCAAGAGAGTGAGGCTGAACTCAAGGCTGGACTAGCCTCTCTGGAGCACCTCCTTCAGGAGAGTAAAGATAAGGAACAGAGCCTGATGGAGGAGAGCTCTAAAAGGGAAGCCCAACTCCAGGGGCTCCACAGCAGCCTGGAGGTAGAGAAGGACGACCTAGAGGAGCGTCTGATGAACCAGCTGGCCCAGCTGAATGGCAGCATCGCCGGCTACCAACAGGACGCGGCAGACAGCCGGGAGCGCCTTGCGGAGCTGCAGCGGGaggtggagagactggagagggagcGGGCCGAACTGGAAGCCCTGGCCGAGAGTGAGAGGGACCGGGCAGCCAGGCTGGAGGAGGACAAGAggcaggcccagagagagagggcagaggcagAGGCCGAGTCAGGGAAGCAGAGGGAGCTGGAGCAGCAGCTGAAGTCCGCCCAGAGGGTGAAAGAGGGCAGCCAGAGCCGGGCAAAGCAGCTGGAGGAGCTGCTGAGAGAGAAGCAGCTGGAGGTGCGCCAGATGCAGAAGGATTGCATCCAGTACCAGGAAAGGATCAGCGAGATGGCCAGGGAGGGCAAGGCTTTGCAACTGGGCAGCAACGAGATCCACAAAGAGCTTGGGCAAGCCTATCTGGAGAGGACCAAAGTCACAGACGCTTTGAAGAAGACTGAGGCTGAGCTATCTAGCTGCAAAGCCCAGCTGGTTGAGGCCCAGACAGAGGCCAGCCAGGCCCAAGCTGAAAGGAGAGCCTATGAGCAGACCGCTctacagagagaggctgagttgaaagcagaggcagagcagagccTGGACTCTGTGAGGTTCAGGCTGGGAGCCGAGCTGAAGCAGATTGAGCTGAGGTTGGAGGAGTCTtaccgggagagggagagagaggagaatgccACCCGGGAGGCAAAAGAGCTGGCTGACACCGCTGAGAGACAGGCCCAGCAGATGCAGGCCCGCCTTGATGAGTCTCTGGCCCGACTGGCTGCTTTCTCGCGCTGTATGTCCTCCCTGCAGGACGACAGGGACCGCGTGCTGGATGAGACCCGGCAGTGGGAGAGTCGCTTCAACAGCACCCTCCAGGGGAAGGAGGCAGAGGTGCGGGAGGGAGAGACCCGATCCAGAGATCTGGCTGAACAGCTGCAGAAAGAGACCGCACAGAGAGAAGAGCTACAGCTTACAGTGGACAGGTAAAAATGGCTACTGTTCCTGAAAAAGTTAATTAATTAAATTGCCCCAATTTCCCGCCAGGTTTGTGATACACTATGCTGTGTTAtgtaatgtgtttttttttcttgttttttgtcCAGACTGCAGAAAGCAGACGAGCAGTGGCAGCTGAAATGGGAGCAGGAAGAGAAGAGGCTCCGTGAGAACCAGGCTGCCctggagcaggagaggggagagcttCAGAAGTCCCTAGCCCAGACTGAGACCTCCCTGGCTGACACTCGCGCCCAGCTGGCTTCCCTGGAGAGCGAGGCGGAGGGGCTCCGCAACAGAGCCCAGGCCCTGGAAGAGGCAGTTGGGAAGCTGCAGGGAGAGACCAATGAGGTCGGGTCCCAGCTGAaggagagggaagcagaggggAGGAGGCTGGGCCTGAGCGTGGAACAACTGGAGACAGACCTGCGCTCATCCAAGACCCTGACAGAGAGTCTGCAGACAGAGctgagtgagaaggagaggagagaggtagagctgCTGGGAGAGAAGGAGCAGGCCGTGACACAGGTACGCATCACTTTTATTTCATCTCTGCTTTATGACATGTTTTGTCATCGCAATGAATAGTTGCTCATTTCAATGCACAGGGTGTCAAATTCTACATTTATTCAAAATAGGGTGTGAAAATTCCCTACAAATTTATTGTGATGTTACCGTTTTGATTGAGCTATCAAGTTGTTGTACGAGCTTGGAAATGTTTAAACCCATACCCCTGCATCTTCTTGACTGCTTACATGCTTTCTCCCCCCCAGGCTGCAGAGGAGGCCAGGAGGGAGGCTGACGCCAGGGCCCAGGAGGCTGAgaaggagctggaggagaggagagaggaggtgcggGGTCTGGAGGACCGGCTGCggaaggcagaggaggagagcagCCACAGCAAAGCCAGGCTGGACGCCTTCACCAAGGCCATGGGCTCTTTACAGGACGACAGAGACAGAGTACTTGGCATGTACAAACAGCTGGAGGAGAAACATCTGCAGGTAAAGAAACTGATAACACTCATGTGTACAGAAGCATAAATGGCAGAAGAGATTCTGAATGGATTCTCCTACACTTAATGTAAATGGGTGGTAAATGGTCCATGTCTGTTTACGTACACGCATGTCATCGACATGCTGAAACTGTATGTAGTGATAAGAGGGATATTATTAGTGTGATAGGACTGTAGAATGTCTTCCTCGTGTCCCAGTTGTATAACCCATCCCTCTACGTAATGGGTCTGTTGTCCCAGGTGATGATGGAAAAGGACGCTCTGATCCAGGAGGCTGCTGCGGAGAATAACAGTCTGAAGGAGGAGCTGCGCTCCCTATTGGTCCAGAGGGACGACCTCCACGCAGAGAAGGCCAAGCTATCTGCCCAGCTTCACGGCTACAGGGACGACCTTACCCAGGTCCTCACCATGAAGGAGTCCCAGCACAAGCAGCTCTTGTCCGGCCAGCTGGAGCGCATCGCAAccctggagaaggagagagctgaGCTAGAGGCTAAGATCAAGAgcctggagggaggggaggctttTGTTCAGGCGGTGGAGAGGGAGACACTCAGCCAGGCTGGTGATAGTGGAAACAGGCAGGTGAGAGACGCTCCCGGGGCGGAGGTAGAGAAGCTGAGGGAGCAGCTGCAGGCTGCCAGGGCCCAGGTGGAGAGCCTGGAGGAGAGCCTTGCCAAGGAAAGAGAGGTGCAGGAGGCTCGGCAGAAGGAGCTGAAAGAACTGCGTTGGGAGGGAGGGGTGACGCGCACAGAGTCGGAGACAGCGGCCGAGAGGGTGGCTGAGCTGGCCCGAGACCTGCTGAGCATGGAGCAGAggctgctggaggagagggaggtggccGGCCAGCTCCGGGCCCAGAACCAGGCGTTCGGCCAGGCCATGGCGTCACTGCAGGGCAGCAGGGACCAGGCACTCAGCCAGGCCCAGGAGCTCAGCCTCAGACTGGAGGAGATGAGCAGGGCAGGGGGCCAGCAGACACCCACCACGGGCCATGGAGGATCCACTGCGGAGGTGTGGGGACTGAAGAACGCCCTGTCAGCCCTGCAGAACGACAGGGAGAGACTGGTAATCAACCAGAGTAATCTCCATTTTGCACAAAGTATTCCATTAAAGCACTACTAACGCAACCACAATGGTAGTGATGTCATAACTTACCTGTATATAGTGTTTTCATATACCAGTATCCACAGTAACACAAGCTTTGTTTCTCCCTGTCCTGTAGTTGGAACAGCTCCAGCGGCAGCACTCAGAGCTCACTCgactgggaggaggagagctGTCTAGACTCAGCCAGGagctagaggaggagaagaggagggctgatgagatGGTGGACAGGATGAGGGAGCTAGACAACCTGAGGCAGAGGGAGAACCAGGAACTAGAAATTCTCAGGTGAGACATACTTCATTAAGAGCTGCTTATGTTATTTAAAATCCAAACATACCTCTAAACATGATTAAGAATATGAGTATCTATGCCTCGGCTACATAggtatatatgtctctctctaggCTGGAGCAGGTTGACTGGCAGGCCCAGGCAGAGCTCCTGAAGCAGCAGACCCTGGCCACCCTCTCAGACCGTGACCAGCAGGTGCGCCAGCTCGGTGCCATGTTGGAGGAGGCCCGCGCCACCAGGCCCAAACCACTCGAGGAACACCAccagagacaggtgaggaggaggaCACCTCTAAATCTGAAACTGATAACGACTGTACTTGGACCAGGGATGAGTGAGATGGCAGACTGCTGTTCAtgtccaaatcaaattgtatttgtcacgtacacagtttacagcaggtataaaaaGTGCAGTGAAATCACCTTTTTCTGGACCAATCAAAATAACAACGAATTAAAGGAAGGTCGTATGCATAGTAATAAAACTGATATCTTCACAATTGGATATACAGTATAAATGATGAATGTGCTGTGTCAAGTACGACTGTGGTACAAATATAAAGTGGATCCTTATCAATGTTATCTACAAATCTAGGTTTAAGTTATACATTTGTGCAGTTAAGAGACGGTTAAATGGTGTGATTATGGTTCACCTCTGTTGTCTCTTCTCCATGGCTGTTTATGTAttcttgtttgttgttttttgtgctCAGGCACCTCTTGAGGCAGACCTGTCATCTAAAGTAGGGGTCCTTCAATCAGAGAGTGGCCCGCTGAATGATCTTCAGCTGCGAGAGCAGCGGATTACACAGCTCAGTAACAAGGTAGAGGTACCAGACTGTTCCTCCTTCCTGTCACCCATAGCCTCTTGTCCGTGTCTTAGCAACCCTACCTGCAATCATTCTGTTTTCCTACTACGCTATCTCACAACTACCTCTGATCACCCTCTCTGACTTTCAGTACTTAATGACATGGTTGAATGAAAGGTACTTAATTTCATGATTATGGATTAGATGATCACATATTTCATAAATGTCTCCCCCTCTGGCTCTATCCTTTTCATTTCTCTTGCATGCTCCTTTTCCATTTTCTTTCGTATTTTCttctctgcttcttcttcattCTTCTGTCttttggttttgtgtgtgtgtgtgtacagtctgcTGAGCCCGttgctgtccctccctcccctcagctcTCGCAGGTGTTTGAGGAGAACCGCCATCTCTCCTCCCAGTTCCAAGGCAGTTCCCAGAGGCTGGATGAGGCCGAGAGCCGCTGCACTGCCCTCCAGAGGCAGCTCCAGGAACTGCATGAAGACAAGCGCAAGGTCAGCATGCCCTTGGATATCACTCTGCTCTGATTCATTCACTGTCCCTAGTTGATACATACTGAACATATGTTTTTAAAGATAATGTGTCCACTATGGCACAGAGGAACTAGATTTACACATTGACATCTCTGGAACAATTTAGGACTGCACTATAGTGATTTCTACAATGTTTAGTGATTTTGGCTATTTCTTGTGGCCCCCAGAGGACAGGGGAAGTGGACAGTGCCCCCGGAGCTCCTCAGCAGCACAGTGGCCCTTCAGAGAGCGAGAGCCTCAGGGTGGATTTTGAAGAGCTCCAGCGCAGGTACCAGTTTTCAACCCCACGACACCCCCCTTTAAAAacgcatacagtacacacacacatgttctctctaccaatgaccaagacacacacacatacagtacacacacacacacacgttctctctaccaatgaccaaaacacacacacatacagtacacacacacacacgttctctctaccaatgaccaaaacacacacacatacagtacacacacacacacgttctctctaccaatgaccaaaacacacacacatacagtacacacacacacgttctctctaccaatgaccaaaacacacacacatacagtacacacacacgttctctctaccaatgaccaaaacacacacacatacagtacacacacacgttctctctaccaatgaccaaaacacacacacatacagtacacacacacgttctctctaccaatgaccaaaacacacacacatacagtacacacacacacacgttctctctaccaatgaccaaaacacacacacatacagtacacacacacgttctctctaccaatgaccaaaacacacacacatacagtacacacacacgttctctctaccaatgaccaaaacacacacacatacagtacacacacacacgttctctctaccaatgaccaaaacacacacacatacagtacacacacacacacgttctctctaccaatgaccaaaacacacacacatacagtacacacacacgttctctctaccaatgaccaaaacacacacacatacagtacacacacacgttctctctaccaatgaccaaaacacacacacatacagtacacacacacacgttctctctaccaatgaccaaaacacacacacatacagtacacacacacacgttctctctaccaatgaccaaaacacacacacatacagtacacacacacgttctctctaccaatgaccaaaacacacacacatacagtacacacacacgttctctctaccaatgaccaaaacacacacacatacagtacacacacacgttctctctaccaatgaccaaaacacacacacatacagtacacacacacgttctctctaccaatgaccaaaacacacacacatacagtacacacacacacgttctctctaccaatgaccaaaacacacacacatacagtacacacacacgttctctctaccaatgaccaaaacacacacgcatacagtacacacacacagtacacacacacacgttctctctaccaatgaccaaaacacacacgcatacagtacacacacacgttctctctaccaatgaccaaaacacacacacatacagtacacacacacacgttctctctaccaatgaccaaaacacacacacatacagtacacacacacgtttctctaccaatgaccaaaacacacacgcatacagtacacacacacgttctctctaccaatgaccaaaacacacacacatacagtacacacacacacacgttctctctaccaatgaccaaaacacacacacatacagtacacacacacacacgttctctctaccaatgaccaaaacacacacacatacagtacacacacacacacgttctctctaccaatgaccaaaaacacacacatacagtacacacagtacacacacacacacgttctctctaccaatgaccaaaacacacacacatacagtacacacacacacacgttctctctaccaatgaccaaaacacacacacatacagtacacacacacacacgttctctctaccaatgaccaaaacacacacacatacagtacacacacacacacgttctctctaccaatgaccaaaacacacacacatacagtacacacacacgttctctctaccaatgaccaaaacacacacacatacagtacacacacacgttctctctaccaatgaccaaaacacacacacatacagtacacacacacgttctctctaccaatgaccaaaacacacacacatacagtacacacacacgttctctctaccaatgaccaaaacacacacacatacagtacacacacacgttctctctaccaatgaccaaaacacacacacatacagtacacacacacgttctctctaccaatgaccaaaacacacacacatacagtacacacacacgttctctctaccaatgaccaaaacacacacacatacagtacacacacacgttctctctaccaatgaccaaaacacaacgcatacagtacacacacgttctctctaccaatgaccaaaacacacacacatacagtacacacacacacattctctctaccaatgaccaaaacacacacacatacagtacacacacacacgttctctctaccaatgaccaaaacacacacacatacagtacacacacacgttctctctaccaatgaccaaaacacacacacatacagtacacacacacacgttctctctaccaatgaccaaaacacacacacatacagtacacacacacacacgttctctctaccaatgaccaaaacacacacacatacagtacacacacacgttctctctaccaatgaccaaaacacacacgcatacagtacacacacacacacgttctctaccaatgaccaaaacacacacacatacagtacacacacacgttctctctaccaatgaccaaaacacacacgcatacagtacacacacacacgttctctctaccaatgaccaaaacacacacacatacagtacacacacacacgttctctctaccaatgaccaaaacacacacacatacagtacacacacacacacattctctctaccaatgaccaaaacacacacacatacagtacacacacacgttctctctaccaatgaccaaaacacacacgcatacagtacacacacacgttctctctaccaatgaccaaaacacacacacatacagtacacacacacacgttttctctaccaatgaccaaaacacacacacatacagtacacacacacgttctctctaccaatgaccaaaacacacacacatacagtacacacacacgttctctctaccaatgaccaaaacacacacacatacagtacacacacacacgttctctctaccaatgaccaaaacacacacacatacagtacacacacacacgttctctctaccaatgaccaaaacacacacacatacagtacacacacacacacacacacgttctctctaccaatgaccaaaacacacacacatacagtacacacacacgttctctctaccaatgaccaaaacacacacacatacagtacacacacacgttctctctaccaatgaccaaaacacacacacatacagtacacacacacgttctctctaccaatgaccaaaacacacacacatacagtacacacacacgttctctctaccaatgaccaaaacacacacacatacagtacacacacacgttctctctaccaatgaccaaaacacacacacatacagtacacacacacgttctctctaccaatgaccaaaacacacacacatacagtacacacacacgttctctctaccaatgaccaaaacacacacacatacagtacacacacacgttctctctaccaatgaccaaaacacacacacatacagtacacacacacacgttctctctaccaatgaccaaaacacacacacatacagtacacacacacacgttctctctaccaatgaccaaaacacacacacatacagtacacacacacgttctctctacc from Oncorhynchus tshawytscha isolate Ot180627B linkage group LG15, Otsh_v2.0, whole genome shotgun sequence includes the following:
- the LOC112267823 gene encoding golgin subfamily B member 1 isoform X3; the encoded protein is MFSRLSQGFTNVLQELSGDEPPDGAPHDMLVPQLPPGDAPGAPEESGPGVEEEPLERLAHLEQLTVHLKEVVRDKDSQLATFETQLKSERETAEARFTKLKLQAKAKMATLNKQIADLKGQEGATSSPDSSFTSSAPAVEEELQELRKQLSEVSTSAKNLEERLQMSEEALCEKEAIHTEQVRVLQAVVCEKDVRFQEQIQKHEDELLRVTVQSQNDAELQQALRAAQRRCEEQEEAMRSRCQVLEMLQGELNNADQQKQILTAQFRQMEQELAEAGRQREQELAEAGRQREEERQQWAGWSSQAEAELVALRANLEASEQDRAAQLANLEGSERDRSTQMEELTVKLECATREREEVTNREVARLEKELTALREEYGEGQRAGEALAELLTGLRSLAGEGAKEDSPVPTDPAQCLGTLQALEARLERLRVEQRESEERCAQVTHTMETLQEQLDKRTAEGKEAVARIQQLEQQIGMAARESLVQCVTDPSVEEVTDAEKAQILALERQLLEKDHELAALRESLVLAEEQGSNDTFKVRADQILDQSEDTAMAPCDSPTVLPDLLEDTREEDTTLVAEDRSILSVSADNESSPELIEPQSDSPGESKGASSDEMVTSSDSEVAHSSWTLLEAVNQDEGQQSPPILQGFGQLQMQSWEENSSEQETSTVQVESSSVIIRETVQVHLSQQGATLFDSDSAPGQVFAQALADELQNRYSELMVELQRLREAASESQARAQGLEEEIRSLAVAKDEAESQAQRYEEELQSARSEMDTVAQHSASDLERQSMKMHLLEEQLASLQTEGRAKEQQIQALQADLDKAQHSLSQQECQARMLSVQLEEGEITSSELEQKLQDMEASLLDISQARDMAKAVLSERDTEINELQLRITQKEQEMMELSNGMSAKLLQTGEEKFLMSAEVKKLKEQIIELEKAGEKEKATGESHVEDSDELTSLQKDKEDLTTQVATIKKRLQAALMQRKELMKKVAEFEKEADQRKGQVGKATEEASASVPALEKDRKQEVMAIETTLEEFRQALRSKEEVMEVLERKISQQDQVLEETLEMNRRLSEGAQQTPEADTSSEITGLQSQVASLESDCETLQKKLQEAQDSRKDTIRMAKEKDRHHREQLKQQKEEHNGLLERLEEQVGERDGLLTRLRELEELQAQKEGSTEKEVHAELETNAAVEKIEKPAAGDWVQEDWVDFAAPENEAQQRGDKPIPSAEEPSQVLSADTEASFQALKEEVQAEKAYCTELEGQLQESQASLSLRESELLALGKELQTLREKESQIEHVYEELEALREKCLQAQTYAEAVKAELEAAAKGAASDSTESTIAVLQTEVEDFKQFLSNKNDEIMELSQQLGEQSSLLQSMQETVYEKDQSIASLQEGLRAEKEKSQRLEAEVPQRQEEEKASEAKILQLQQKLKAALISRKEALKENKSQKEELASTEKVITELQQRMDAKEVELEKLRAERERLIEEVDRTLVENQSLGGSCESLKLAMEGMLTEKDFCKREAESAKEEAARACREWEEKVHGMKDEYETLLKSYENVSDEAERVRRVLEAARQERKELVARARTHEAAKQEAERQKEEAQKEVDTVKDKMRKFAKTKQQKIMDLEEENERLREMDEKKGIRREDKALKGELERLKEELEALKADLNATTAQRDSLEQQVVEVREQLAQELEKGDRLAPDKTPISDDVVEETIVAQQSSTVMTETTQEPVKSQPQDIEPHSQAIESEVAAPEMHSFEETGKNEITESTQALIDVKLSKMEAALQSERELRQEREAELTAELASLEQRLRESKEKEQTQGEEPVKTDMSESELATIEGKRREMEAALHSEREQWQESEAELKAGLASLEHLLQESKDKEQSLMEESSKREAQLQGLHSSLEVEKDDLEERLMNQLAQLNGSIAGYQQDAADSRERLAELQREVERLERERAELEALAESERDRAARLEEDKRQAQRERAEAEAESGKQRELEQQLKSAQRVKEGSQSRAKQLEELLREKQLEVRQMQKDCIQYQERISEMAREGKALQLGSNEIHKELGQAYLERTKVTDALKKTEAELSSCKAQLVEAQTEASQAQAERRAYEQTALQREAELKAEAEQSLDSVRFRLGAELKQIELRLEESYREREREENATREAKELADTAERQAQQMQARLDESLARLAAFSRCMSSLQDDRDRVLDETRQWESRFNSTLQGKEAEVREGETRSRDLAEQLQKETAQREELQLTVDRLQKADEQWQLKWEQEEKRLRENQAALEQERGELQKSLAQTETSLADTRAQLASLESEAEGLRNRAQALEEAVGKLQGETNEVGSQLKEREAEGRRLGLSVEQLETDLRSSKTLTESLQTELSEKERREVELLGEKEQAVTQAAEEARREADARAQEAEKELEERREEVRGLEDRLRKAEEESSHSKARLDAFTKAMGSLQDDRDRVLGMYKQLEEKHLQVMMEKDALIQEAAAENNSLKEELRSLLVQRDDLHAEKAKLSAQLHGYRDDLTQVLTMKESQHKQLLSGQLERIATLEKERAELEAKIKSLEGGEAFVQAVERETLSQAGDSGNRQVRDAPGAEVEKLREQLQAARAQVESLEESLAKEREVQEARQKELKELRWEGGVTRTESETAAERVAELARDLLSMEQRLLEEREVAGQLRAQNQAFGQAMASLQGSRDQALSQAQELSLRLEEMSRAGGQQTPTTGHGGSTAEVWGLKNALSALQNDRERLLEQLQRQHSELTRLGGGELSRLSQELEEEKRRADEMVDRMRELDNLRQRENQELEILRLEQVDWQAQAELLKQQTLATLSDRDQQVRQLGAMLEEARATRPKPLEEHHQRQAPLEADLSSKVGVLQSESGPLNDLQLREQRITQLSNKLSQVFEENRHLSSQFQGSSQRLDEAESRCTALQRQLQELHEDKRKRTGEVDSAPGAPQQHSGPSESESLRVDFEELQRRLDEEQQYRVAVEEQLIAAQDRLKLINQGEWQSAHEGQFSETSVLIEPPGGSVTRIRSSNGPGLMRMLRVSFCSRQRTPLLVSLYLLTVHVLLLLCLGGYV